AGACCGCGCCGGACCCCGTAGGCTTCCGCGACCTCGCCGTCGACGTCGGCGAGCAACGGGTAGTCGAGGTTGTGCTCACCGGTCCACCGTTGCTGCTTCTCCACCGCGTCGCGGCTGATCCCGATGCGCTGCACACCGGCGGCGGCGAACTCGGCGGCGAGGTCGCGGAAATGGCACGCCTCCTTGGTGCAGCCGGGGGTGAACGCCGCCGGGTAGAAGAACAATGCGACGGGACCGCCGGCGAGCAGGTCGTCGAGCGTGCGGACGTCGCCGTTCTGGTCGGGTAGCGCGAATA
This genomic interval from Gordonia sp. X0973 contains the following:
- a CDS encoding peroxiredoxin, giving the protein MKPGDKAPVFALPDQNGDVRTLDDLLAGGPVALFFYPAAFTPGCTKEACHFRDLAAEFAAAGVQRIGISRDAVEKQQRWTGEHNLDYPLLADVDGEVAEAYGVRRGLLAKVGMPTKRTTFAIRTDGTIAEVIASEVNMDVHADRALKALRAE